Proteins encoded together in one Cyanobium sp. WAJ14-Wanaka window:
- a CDS encoding DUF4115 domain-containing protein, whose translation MVAESPRPIQRPGEFGKAEALHPMEPEVGKPEPTSPRDHHHPVPMAFVRLYGLFAVLFVLMPEWMDVLLRQSAKGRIGASWERDREAGGPSLPRPRRLVSLSQPGSRRRSTLASSTLASWVLLIGIGAGLGWGGTVLLGRGRTPSSSEATIASRPQVVSLVLYAAQPSWVEVRSLEGRPIYGAIFQGKKSWRLGEGLEVLAGRPDLVIAAVGNQPARALGRIDQIDWVTFKPGDGRDAGSAR comes from the coding sequence ATGGTCGCGGAAAGCCCGCGGCCCATCCAAAGGCCAGGAGAATTCGGCAAAGCCGAGGCCCTGCACCCGATGGAGCCAGAAGTAGGCAAGCCCGAGCCGACTAGCCCTCGGGATCATCACCATCCGGTGCCGATGGCTTTTGTGAGGCTCTACGGCCTGTTTGCCGTGCTGTTTGTACTGATGCCTGAGTGGATGGATGTTCTGCTCAGGCAGTCCGCTAAGGGGCGCATAGGTGCCAGTTGGGAACGGGATCGGGAAGCTGGTGGGCCCTCCTTACCGCGGCCACGCCGACTAGTCAGCCTTAGCCAACCAGGCAGCCGTCGCCGCTCAACCCTGGCGTCCTCAACCCTGGCGAGCTGGGTGCTGCTTATCGGCATTGGCGCTGGCCTGGGTTGGGGAGGCACCGTGCTTCTTGGTCGCGGCCGGACGCCCAGCTCGAGCGAGGCAACCATTGCCAGCAGGCCCCAAGTGGTTTCGCTTGTGTTGTATGCCGCCCAACCAAGCTGGGTCGAGGTAAGGAGCCTGGAGGGGCGCCCGATCTACGGGGCCATTTTCCAGGGCAAAAAAAGCTGGCGCCTTGGCGAGGGTCTTGAGGTGTTGGCGGGTCGCCCCGACCTGGTAATTGCGGCGGTGGGGAACCAACCTGCCAGGGCTCTGGGGCGAATTGACCAAATCGATTGGGTGACTTTCAAGCCTGGAGATGGCCGTGACGCAGGCAGCGCTAGGTGA
- a CDS encoding MFS transporter, producing MAKRSVQAYIEEIPSWEGGAQLAGPPLSGMQWLVWSLATAGKFFEGLIVFMGGIALPLIADQFGMTTTDKGFVTAATLAGILVGALALGGLADRFGRKPVFIGEMVLLAVALIAAALSPDTNSLVAALFVMGLALGADYPTAHLVISESIPAAVRGRLVLGAFSFQALGAIVGTAIAAVLLANKPELSTWRLFYLLPVVPVLLVVWGRLFLPESSHWLVSKGNVKKAEKQLRKLLGRNDVELLDVLIIKEGNIKRSSHWGQLFQGKLQRATILASVPWFLQDISTYGIGIFTPVIIAAAFGAEANENNVAAVIHNDLLGARGTALVDVGFLVGIACAIVLADRWGRIRLQIIGFVGCAAGLIIAALGNIGGHSNLVVIVIGFMLFQFMTNLGPNAQTYLLAGEVFPTRLRGQGAGLAAAIGKVGAVLTAFLFPTLLANWGTERLLPLLAVTSLVGALITWIYRIETTGVDLETI from the coding sequence ATGGCTAAGCGCAGCGTTCAGGCCTACATAGAGGAAATCCCCAGCTGGGAGGGAGGGGCCCAACTGGCCGGACCGCCACTTTCCGGTATGCAGTGGCTTGTGTGGTCGCTGGCCACTGCGGGCAAGTTTTTTGAGGGGTTGATCGTGTTCATGGGCGGCATCGCCCTGCCGTTGATCGCCGATCAATTTGGGATGACTACTACCGATAAGGGATTTGTTACGGCGGCCACCTTGGCCGGGATCCTGGTGGGGGCCCTAGCCCTGGGGGGCCTCGCCGATCGCTTCGGCAGAAAGCCAGTGTTTATCGGCGAAATGGTTCTGCTGGCGGTAGCCCTGATCGCTGCGGCCCTTAGCCCCGACACCAATAGTTTGGTGGCTGCCTTGTTTGTGATGGGTTTGGCCCTTGGGGCCGATTACCCCACAGCCCACTTGGTGATCTCCGAAAGCATCCCCGCCGCGGTGCGCGGTCGGCTGGTGCTGGGTGCCTTTAGTTTCCAGGCCCTTGGGGCGATTGTCGGCACGGCGATTGCCGCGGTGCTCCTGGCCAATAAGCCTGAATTGAGCACCTGGCGGCTCTTCTATCTGCTCCCGGTGGTGCCCGTGCTGTTGGTGGTCTGGGGCCGCCTATTTCTGCCCGAAAGCAGCCACTGGTTGGTTAGCAAGGGCAACGTCAAAAAAGCCGAGAAGCAGCTGCGTAAGTTGCTGGGCCGCAACGATGTGGAGTTGCTGGATGTGCTGATAATTAAGGAAGGTAATATCAAACGGAGTAGCCATTGGGGCCAGCTATTTCAGGGCAAGCTGCAGCGAGCCACGATTTTGGCCTCGGTGCCCTGGTTTCTGCAGGACATCTCTACCTATGGGATCGGAATCTTTACGCCGGTGATTATTGCCGCCGCCTTCGGTGCTGAGGCAAATGAAAACAACGTGGCCGCCGTAATTCATAACGACCTGCTGGGAGCTCGGGGCACGGCCCTTGTGGATGTGGGCTTTCTAGTGGGCATCGCCTGCGCCATTGTCTTGGCTGACCGTTGGGGCCGAATCCGACTGCAGATAATTGGTTTTGTGGGCTGCGCAGCCGGCTTGATTATTGCCGCCCTAGGAAATATTGGAGGCCATAGCAACCTGGTGGTGATCGTGATTGGCTTCATGCTGTTCCAGTTCATGACCAACCTTGGCCCCAACGCCCAGACCTACCTGCTGGCGGGGGAGGTTTTCCCCACTCGGCTGCGGGGCCAGGGGGCGGGTCTGGCGGCAGCTATCGGCAAAGTTGGGGCGGTGCTTACGGCATTTTTGTTTCCCACCCTGCTGGCCAATTGGGGCACGGAAAGACTATTACCCCTGTTGGCAGTTACCTCCTTGGTGGGTGCCTTAATTACCTGGATCTACCGGATCGAGACCACCGGAGTGGATTTAGAAACCATCTAG
- a CDS encoding phosphatase PAP2 family protein — MLSLLAVASGEPPAAWAQAEGLQLDRQPLGQAIGKPPAPGSPAANNDLAILLWLQKTRTPEMEANTWLTLERNPSVFSRTLGVDMARNTPRLNAGLISFLVPIDAVKDSFKKELARRRPFVQFPQIKPCLPLEGTNSYPSGHATWFRATAELLADLFPKRQSEIVALGALGGSNRVLCGVHFPSDVEAGQRFGVAAARQIINSAQWRSFKANPEIQAELQKISPISGQTKL, encoded by the coding sequence ATGTTATCGCTGTTGGCCGTGGCCAGCGGGGAACCGCCAGCGGCTTGGGCCCAAGCCGAAGGCCTCCAACTTGATCGCCAGCCCCTCGGCCAGGCCATCGGAAAGCCGCCCGCCCCAGGCAGCCCAGCCGCCAACAACGACCTGGCAATTCTGCTCTGGCTCCAGAAAACCCGCACGCCCGAAATGGAGGCAAATACCTGGCTCACCCTGGAGCGAAATCCATCCGTCTTTAGCCGCACCCTGGGGGTCGACATGGCGCGAAACACCCCCAGGCTCAATGCTGGCTTGATTTCCTTTCTTGTACCTATCGATGCCGTCAAGGACAGCTTTAAGAAGGAACTGGCGCGCCGGCGGCCCTTCGTGCAATTCCCCCAGATAAAACCCTGCCTACCCCTGGAAGGGACCAACTCATACCCCTCGGGCCATGCCACCTGGTTCCGCGCCACCGCAGAACTATTGGCCGATCTATTTCCAAAACGTCAAAGTGAAATCGTGGCCCTGGGGGCACTTGGCGGCTCGAATCGCGTTCTCTGTGGGGTGCATTTCCCGTCAGACGTGGAAGCAGGCCAAAGGTTTGGGGTGGCAGCAGCTCGCCAGATAATCAATTCAGCCCAGTGGCGCAGCTTCAAGGCTAATCCTGAAATCCAGGCCGAATTACAAAAAATCAGCCCGATAAGCGGCCAAACTAAACTCTAA
- a CDS encoding magnesium and cobalt transport protein CorA translates to MFLRNNLRIEELKELVESGDPFWLRIGGLGQPQLISSVLSCCGIPEVFRPLLLEVPQIPRVDSFAEVITVVVHRLRFGHDPLNLVSDQVGMVLTHKMLISIEEAPSKEPFPALTEWLLHKSPAATADDLDDLLHYLVDNLLDGIFPMLEQMASRLDDLEESALRDPRPGVLNRAYQLRINLRRIRQQLWPLRHQILLFLRQNQPVMGPEALLGFQEMAQNVEQIFDSCEILRHQCDAVTEAHMASSGNRMNQIMKTLTIVSSIFAPLTFIAGIYGMNFDNMPELHWPHGYQIALVLMGAIATIMTTMLWRRGWFEDWTSRRR, encoded by the coding sequence GTGTTCCTTCGTAACAACTTAAGAATCGAAGAGCTGAAGGAGCTTGTTGAAAGTGGTGATCCCTTTTGGCTTCGCATTGGTGGCCTTGGGCAGCCCCAATTAATCTCCAGCGTGTTGAGTTGCTGCGGAATTCCCGAGGTATTTAGGCCCCTACTGCTGGAGGTGCCCCAGATTCCACGGGTTGACTCCTTTGCCGAGGTGATCACGGTGGTGGTGCATCGCCTGCGCTTTGGCCATGATCCCCTCAATTTGGTGAGTGATCAGGTGGGGATGGTGCTCACCCACAAGATGCTGATCTCCATAGAAGAGGCTCCGAGTAAGGAGCCCTTCCCTGCCTTGACCGAATGGCTGCTCCATAAATCTCCAGCAGCTACGGCCGATGATCTAGATGATCTGCTCCATTATTTGGTCGACAATTTGTTGGATGGCATCTTCCCGATGCTGGAGCAGATGGCTAGCCGCCTTGATGACCTGGAGGAATCTGCCCTCAGGGATCCGCGGCCGGGTGTTTTGAACCGTGCCTACCAATTGCGTATCAATCTGCGGCGCATTCGCCAGCAGCTCTGGCCCCTGCGCCATCAGATCCTGCTATTCCTGCGCCAAAACCAACCGGTCATGGGGCCCGAGGCACTGCTGGGGTTTCAGGAGATGGCCCAGAACGTGGAACAGATTTTTGATAGCTGCGAAATTCTGCGTCACCAATGTGATGCCGTTACCGAGGCCCACATGGCCAGCAGTGGCAACCGCATGAACCAGATCATGAAAACCCTCACGATCGTTTCTTCAATTTTTGCGCCGCTCACCTTTATAGCCGGTATTTATGGCATGAACTTCGACAACATGCCTGAGTTGCACTGGCCCCACGGCTATCAAATCGCCCTCGTGTTGATGGGTGCCATAGCCACTATCATGACCACCATGCTTTGGCGCCGGGGCTGGTTTGAGGATTGGACCAGCCGCCGGCGTTAG